A genome region from Triticum aestivum cultivar Chinese Spring chromosome 2B, IWGSC CS RefSeq v2.1, whole genome shotgun sequence includes the following:
- the LOC123042334 gene encoding xyloglucan endotransglucosylase/hydrolase protein 24: MKMEISSRAVLLAAFAAAATIGLAGASFRDNCDIKWNPENAAFSDDGHGLTMSLKSNTSGCLLQTKQQFIYGSVSTRIKLVPGNSAGTVTTYYTSSVGADHDEIDFEFLGNETGQPYTLHTNVFADGVGKKEMQFVPWFDPTTDYHTYTISWTPCMIVWYVDDTPIRVFRNYRDKGIAYPIKRPMFGYSSIWSAEDWCTQGGRVKADWSKAPFVASYRDMVLDVCPCDGSDSCVYGCEGAFGHGGQEQNCAGLSDKQRTKMLEKQKYNRIYDYCVDYKDNKKPGPECSLPQY; encoded by the exons ATGAAGATGGAGATCAGCTCAAGGGCGGTCCTCCTGGCCGCGTTCGCCGCAGCGGCCACCATCGGCCTCGCCGGCGCCAGTTTCCGTGACAACTGCGACATCAAGTGGAACCCTGAGAACGCGGCCTTCTCCGACGACGGCCACGGCCTCACCATGTCCCTAAAGAGCAACACCTCTGGCTGCTTGCTGCAGACGAAGCAGCAGTTCATCTACGGCAGCGTCTCCACCCGCATCAAGCTCGTCCCAGGGAACTCCGCCGGCACCGTCACCACGTACTAC ACATCGTCCGTGGGGGCGGACCATGACGAGATCGACTTCGAGTTCCTGGGGAACGAGACGGGGCAGCCCTACACGCTGCACACCAACGTGTTCGCCGACGGCGTGGGCAAGAAGGAGATGCAGTTCGTGCCCTGGTTCGACCCCACCACCGACTACCACACCTACACCATCTCCTGGACGCCCTGCATGATCGTCTGGTACGTCGACGACACCCCGATCAGGGTGTTCCGCAACTACCGGGACAAGGGCATCGCGTACCCGATCAAGCGGCCCATGTTCGGCTACTCCAGCATCTGGTCGGCGGAGGACTGGTGCACGCAGGGTGGCCGCGTCAAGGCCGACTGGTCCAAGGCGCCCTTTGTCGCCAGCTACCGCGACATGGTCCTCGACGTCTGCCCCTGCGATGGAAGCGACTCCTGCGTCTACGGCTGCGAGGGGGCCTTCGGCCATGGAGGTCAGGAGCAGAACTGTGCTGGCCTCAGCGACAAGCAGCGGACCAAGATGCTGGAGAAGCAAAAGTACAACAGGATATACGACTACTGCGTCGACTACAAGGACAACAAGAAGCCCGGCCCAGAGTGCAGCCTGCCGCAGTACTGA
- the LOC123046997 gene encoding probable inactive UDP-arabinopyranose mutase 2 — MSLEVHDSEVDIVIAALQPNLTSFFQAWQPFFSRFDIIVVKDPELAADLQIPSGFNVKVYTKSDIDGLLGATSINFSGHSCRYFGYLVSRKKYVISIDDNCLPAKDPAGMTVDAVTQHMINLKTPATPFFFNTLYDPYRKGADFVRGYPFSLREGVECMLSCGLWLHNADYDPMTHVVKRNQRNTNYVDAVMTVPLGAMFPVSGINVAFNREVMGPVMFPGLRIRKEGKHRWDTLEDIWNGLCAKVVCDSLGYGVKTGLPYVMRSDAEAGKALESLKEWEGVKVMDDVLPFFESLKLSRTAVTVDDCVKELAGIVRQKLAPKNAIFSKAADAMEEWTKLWKSHGAQNA, encoded by the coding sequence ATGTCTCTGGAAGTTCATGATAGCGAGGTTGACATTGTGATTGCAGCACTCCAGCCCAACCTGACCTCTTTCTTTCAGGCGTGGCAGCCATTTTTCTCCCGGTTTGACATCATCGTTGTCAAAGATCCAGAGTTGGCAGCAGATCTTCAGATCCCTTCAGGTTTTAATGTGAAGGTTTACACAAAGTCTGACATTGATGGACTGCTTGGTGCCACATCCATCAACTTCTCTGGCCACTCATGCCGTTACTTTGGGTACCTTGTCTCACGCAAGAAATATGTCATCTCAATTGACGACAACTGCCTCCCAGCAAAGGACCCTGCTGGGATGACTGTTGATGCTGTCACGCAGCACATGATCAATTTGAAGACACCTGCtactcctttcttcttcaacacaCTGTATGACCCATACCGCAAGGGTGCTGACTTTGTCCGTGGATACCCATTCAGCCTGCGTGAGGGGGTTGAATGCATGCTCTCATGTGGGCTCTGGCTGCACAATGCGGACTATGACCCAATGACACATGTCGTGAAGCGGAACCAACGCAACACGAACTACGTGGATGCTGTGATGACAGTTCCACTCGGTGCGATGTTCCCTGTGAGCGGTATAAATGTTGCATTCAACCGTGAGGTTATGGGGCCCGTGATGTTCCCTGGTCTGCGGATTCGCAAGGAAGGGAAGCACAGATGGGACACCCTTGAAGACATATGGAATGGCCTGTGTGCTAAGGTGGTCTGCGACAGCTTGGGCTATGGCGTGAAGACCGGACTGCCTTATGTGATGAGAAGTGATGCAGAGGCAGGCAAGGCCTTGGAGAGCCTCAAAGAGTGGGAAGGGGTGAAAGTTATGGACGATGTCCTTCCCTTCTTCGAGTCGCTCAAGCTATCAAGGACCGCAGTTACTGTCGATGACTGCGTTAAGGAGCTAGCTGGCATTGTGAGGCAGAAGCTGGCGCCAAAGAATGCAATCTTCTCCAAAGCTGCCGATGCCATGGAGGAATGGACCAAGCTCTGGAAATCTCATGGAGCTCAGAACGCGTAA